Proteins encoded within one genomic window of Citrobacter amalonaticus Y19:
- a CDS encoding maltoporin, protein MITLRKLPLAVAVAAGIMSVQAMAVDFHGYARSGIGWTGSGGEQQCFQATGAQSKYRLGNECETYAELKLGQEVWKEGDKSFYFDTNVAYSVAQQNDWEATDPAFREANVQGKNLIDWLPGSTIWAGKRFYQRHDVHMIDFYYWDISGPGAGLENIDLGFGKLSLAATRSQEAGGSYIFSSNDVYRDYKDTANDVFDVRLAGLETNPDGVLELGVDYGRANKTDGYHYVDGATKDGWMFTAEHTQSMLKGYNKFVVQYATDAMTTQGKGIPQGTYTINDSDNITTNNNGSLVRILDHGAISLGDRWDLMYVGMYQDIDRDDKNGTTWYTVGVRPMFKWTPIMSTLMEVGYDNVKSQRTDDTNNQYKITLAQQWQAGDSIWSRPAIRVFATYAKWDEKWGYDNGIAYSDTSAHTFSRGDNDEWSFGAQMEIWW, encoded by the coding sequence ATGATTACTCTGCGCAAACTCCCCCTGGCGGTTGCCGTCGCAGCAGGCATTATGTCTGTTCAGGCAATGGCAGTGGATTTCCATGGTTATGCTCGTTCCGGTATCGGCTGGACGGGTAGTGGCGGCGAACAACAATGTTTCCAGGCAACCGGTGCTCAAAGTAAATACCGTCTTGGTAACGAATGTGAAACCTATGCGGAACTGAAACTGGGTCAGGAAGTCTGGAAAGAGGGTGATAAGAGCTTCTATTTTGACACCAACGTTGCCTACTCTGTGGCTCAACAGAATGACTGGGAAGCTACTGACCCGGCGTTCCGTGAAGCTAACGTACAGGGTAAAAACCTGATCGACTGGCTGCCAGGCTCCACCATCTGGGCGGGTAAGCGCTTCTATCAGCGTCATGACGTTCACATGATCGACTTCTACTACTGGGATATCTCGGGTCCTGGTGCCGGTCTTGAAAACATCGACCTGGGCTTCGGTAAGCTGTCTCTGGCTGCCACCCGCTCTCAGGAAGCTGGCGGCTCGTACATCTTTAGCAGCAACGATGTCTACCGCGATTACAAAGACACTGCCAACGACGTGTTCGACGTGCGTTTAGCCGGTCTGGAAACCAACCCGGACGGCGTGCTGGAACTGGGTGTTGACTACGGTCGCGCGAACAAAACTGACGGTTACCACTACGTTGACGGCGCAACCAAAGACGGCTGGATGTTCACCGCTGAACATACCCAGAGCATGCTGAAAGGCTACAACAAGTTTGTCGTTCAGTACGCGACTGACGCGATGACCACTCAGGGTAAAGGGATCCCACAGGGTACCTACACTATCAATGACAGCGATAACATCACGACCAACAACAACGGTTCTCTGGTGCGTATCCTCGACCACGGCGCGATCTCCCTGGGCGACCGTTGGGATCTGATGTACGTCGGTATGTATCAGGATATCGATCGTGACGATAAAAACGGTACAACCTGGTACACCGTGGGTGTGCGTCCGATGTTCAAATGGACACCGATCATGAGCACCCTGATGGAAGTCGGCTACGACAACGTGAAATCTCAGCGTACCGACGACACCAACAACCAGTACAAAATCACCCTGGCGCAACAATGGCAGGCTGGCGACAGCATCTGGTCTCGCCCGGCTATCCGTGTCTTCGCAACCTACGCGAAGTGGGATGAAAAATGGGGTTACGACAACGGCATCGCTTACAGCGATACCAGCGCGCATACCTTCAGCCGTGGTGACAACGATGAGTGGTCCTTCGGTGCCCAGATGGAAATCTGGTGGTAA
- the malG gene encoding maltose ABC transporter permease MalG produces MAMVQPKSQKLRLFTTHLLLLIFIAAIMFPLLMVIAISLREGNFATGSLIPETISWEHWRLALGFSVEHADGRITPPPFPVLLWLWNSVKIAGITAIGIVALSTTCAYAFARMRFPGKATLLKGMLIFQMFPAVLSLVALYALFDRLGQYIPFIGLNTHGGVIFAYLGGIALHVWTIKGYFETIDGSLEEAAALDGATPWQAFRLVLLPLSVPILAVVFILSFIAAITEVPVASLLLRDVDSYTLAVGMQQYLNPQNYLWGDFAAAAVLSAIPITLVFLLAQRWLVNGLTAGGVKG; encoded by the coding sequence ATGGCTATGGTACAACCGAAATCTCAAAAGCTGCGTCTCTTCACGACGCACCTGTTACTCCTGATTTTTATCGCGGCGATCATGTTTCCGCTGCTGATGGTTATCGCCATCTCACTGCGCGAAGGTAACTTTGCCACCGGCAGCCTGATCCCGGAAACCATCTCCTGGGAGCACTGGCGGCTGGCGCTGGGCTTCAGCGTTGAACATGCTGATGGCCGCATCACGCCGCCCCCCTTCCCGGTTCTGTTATGGCTGTGGAACTCGGTGAAAATCGCCGGGATCACCGCGATTGGCATCGTGGCGCTGTCTACGACCTGCGCCTACGCCTTTGCCCGTATGCGTTTCCCCGGTAAAGCCACGTTGCTCAAAGGGATGCTGATTTTCCAGATGTTCCCGGCGGTGCTGTCGCTGGTCGCGTTGTACGCGTTGTTTGATCGCCTTGGTCAGTACATTCCGTTTATCGGTCTGAACACCCACGGCGGGGTGATCTTCGCCTATCTCGGCGGTATCGCACTGCATGTGTGGACCATCAAAGGCTATTTCGAAACCATCGACGGGTCGCTTGAAGAAGCGGCCGCACTGGATGGCGCAACCCCGTGGCAGGCGTTCCGCCTGGTGCTGTTGCCGCTGTCGGTGCCGATTCTGGCGGTGGTCTTTATTTTGTCGTTCATTGCCGCCATTACCGAAGTGCCGGTTGCCTCACTGTTGCTACGTGATGTGGACAGTTACACCCTGGCCGTCGGGATGCAGCAATACCTCAACCCGCAAAACTACCTGTGGGGCGATTTTGCCGCTGCGGCCGTGCTGTCTGCGATTCCGATCACCCTGGTCTTCCTGCTGGCGCAGCGCTGGCTGGTCAACGGCCTGACGGCGGGCGGAGTCAAAGGTTAA
- the malM gene encoding maltose operon protein MalM → MKMKKSLVALCLSAGLFASVPGISLADVNYVPQNTSAAPTIPTAALQQLTWTPVDQSKTQTTQLSTGGQRLDVAGISGPVAAYSVPANIGELNITLSSEVNKQTSVFAPNVLILDQNMTPSAFFPSSYFTYQEPGVMSADRLEGVMRLTPALGQQKLYVLVFTTEQDLQQSTKLLDPAKAYAKGVGNSVPDIPDPVARHTTDGLLKLKVKTNSSSSVLVGPLFGSSGPGPVTVGNTAAPAPTYAAPVAAPVVAPAPAKKSEPMLNDTESYFNKAIKDAVAKGDVDKALKLLDEAERLGSTSARSTFISSVKGKG, encoded by the coding sequence ATGAAAATGAAGAAAAGTCTCGTCGCCCTTTGTTTATCCGCAGGGTTATTTGCCAGTGTGCCGGGCATCAGCCTGGCTGATGTTAACTATGTGCCGCAAAATACCAGCGCTGCGCCGACAATTCCGACGGCGGCGCTCCAGCAGTTAACCTGGACGCCGGTTGACCAGTCTAAGACGCAAACGACGCAGCTTTCGACTGGCGGTCAGCGTCTTGACGTGGCCGGCATTTCCGGCCCGGTTGCCGCGTACAGCGTGCCAGCGAACATCGGTGAGTTAAACATCACGCTCTCCAGCGAAGTGAACAAACAAACCAGCGTGTTTGCACCCAACGTCCTGATTCTCGATCAGAACATGACGCCTTCTGCATTCTTCCCAAGCAGCTATTTCACCTACCAGGAGCCTGGCGTGATGAGCGCGGATCGTCTGGAAGGCGTTATGCGCCTGACGCCAGCGCTGGGCCAGCAGAAACTTTATGTTCTGGTCTTTACGACCGAGCAAGATCTCCAGCAGTCCACCAAACTGCTCGACCCGGCGAAAGCTTATGCCAAAGGCGTGGGTAACTCTGTTCCGGATATTCCGGACCCGGTTGCCCGTCATACCACCGACGGCTTGCTGAAGCTGAAAGTAAAAACCAACAGCAGCTCCAGCGTGCTGGTGGGGCCATTGTTTGGTTCTTCCGGCCCTGGCCCGGTGACGGTCGGTAACACCGCTGCGCCTGCGCCGACCTATGCTGCACCTGTTGCCGCGCCGGTGGTTGCACCTGCGCCCGCGAAGAAAAGCGAGCCGATGTTGAATGACACCGAAAGCTACTTTAACAAAGCGATTAAAGACGCCGTCGCCAAAGGCGACGTTGATAAAGCGCTGAAACTGCTTGATGAAGCTGAACGTCTGGGATCGACATCTGCCCGTTCCACCTTTATCAGCAGTGTAAAAGGCAAGGGGTAA
- the malE gene encoding maltose/maltodextrin ABC transporter substrate-binding protein MalE, which produces MKIKTGACAFALSALAAMMISAPALAKIEEGKLVIWINGDKGYNGLAEVGKKFEKDTGIKVTIEHPDKLEEKFPQVAATGDGPDIIFWAHDRFGGYAQSGLLAEITPEKTFQDKLYPFTWDAVRYNGKLIAYPIAVEALSLIYNKDLVPTPPKTWEEIPALDKALKAKGKSALMFNLQEPYFTWPLIAADGGYAFKFENGKYDVKDVGVDSAGAKAGLGFLVDLIKNKHMNADTDYSIAEAAFNKGDTAMTINGPWAWSNIDKSKVNYGVTLLPTFKGKPSKPFVGVLSAGINAASPNKELAKEFLENYLLTDQGLEEVNKDKPLGAVALKSYQEQLAKDPRIAATMDNAQKGEIMPNIPQMSAFWYAVRTAVINAASGRQTVDAALKDAQGRITK; this is translated from the coding sequence ATGAAGATCAAGACTGGCGCATGCGCTTTCGCGTTGTCCGCCCTTGCAGCAATGATGATTTCCGCACCGGCTCTGGCCAAAATCGAAGAAGGTAAACTGGTTATCTGGATTAACGGCGATAAAGGCTATAACGGCCTGGCCGAAGTCGGGAAAAAATTCGAGAAAGACACCGGCATCAAAGTGACCATCGAACACCCGGACAAGCTGGAAGAGAAATTCCCGCAGGTCGCGGCAACCGGTGACGGTCCGGACATCATCTTCTGGGCGCACGATCGTTTTGGCGGTTACGCACAGTCTGGCCTGCTGGCTGAAATCACCCCGGAAAAAACGTTCCAGGACAAACTCTATCCGTTCACCTGGGATGCTGTGCGTTACAACGGCAAACTGATCGCCTACCCCATCGCGGTAGAAGCGCTGTCGCTGATTTACAACAAAGACCTGGTGCCAACCCCGCCGAAGACCTGGGAAGAGATCCCCGCGCTGGATAAAGCGCTGAAGGCGAAAGGTAAGAGCGCCCTGATGTTCAACCTGCAAGAACCGTACTTCACCTGGCCGCTGATTGCTGCCGATGGCGGTTACGCCTTTAAGTTTGAAAACGGCAAGTACGATGTGAAAGATGTGGGCGTCGACAGCGCAGGCGCAAAAGCAGGCCTGGGTTTCCTGGTTGACCTCATCAAGAACAAACACATGAACGCGGACACCGATTACTCCATCGCAGAAGCGGCCTTTAACAAAGGCGATACGGCGATGACCATCAACGGTCCGTGGGCCTGGTCGAATATCGACAAGAGCAAAGTGAACTACGGCGTTACCCTGCTGCCGACCTTCAAAGGCAAACCGTCTAAACCGTTCGTCGGTGTGCTGAGTGCCGGTATTAACGCCGCCAGCCCGAACAAAGAACTGGCGAAAGAGTTCCTTGAAAACTACCTGCTGACCGATCAGGGTCTGGAAGAAGTGAACAAGGATAAACCGCTGGGTGCCGTGGCGCTGAAATCCTATCAGGAGCAGTTAGCGAAAGACCCGCGCATCGCGGCCACCATGGATAACGCCCAGAAAGGCGAAATCATGCCGAACATCCCGCAGATGTCTGCGTTCTGGTATGCCGTGCGTACAGCGGTCATCAATGCCGCCAGCGGTCGTCAGACGGTTGATGCTGCACTGAAAGACGCGCAGGGCCGTATCACCAAGTAA
- the ubiA gene encoding 4-hydroxybenzoate octaprenyltransferase, with the protein MEWSLTQNKLLAFHRLMRTDKPIGALLLLWPTLWALWVATPGVPQLWILAVFVAGVWLMRAAGCVVNDYADRKFDGHVKRTANRPLPSGAVTEKEARTLFVVLVVLSFLLVLTLNTMTILLSIAALALAWVYPFMKRYTHLPQVVLGAAFGWSIPMAFAAVSESVPLSCWLMFLANILWAVAYDTQYAMVDRDDDLKIGIKSTAILFGEYDKLIIGILQVAVLALMALIGWLNGLGLGYYWSVLVAGALFVWQQKLIANRDREACFKAFMNNNYVGLVLFIGLAMSYWHL; encoded by the coding sequence ATGGAGTGGAGTCTGACGCAGAATAAGCTGCTGGCGTTTCACCGCTTAATGCGTACGGATAAGCCCATCGGCGCCTTACTGCTGCTCTGGCCGACGCTGTGGGCGCTGTGGGTGGCGACCCCTGGGGTTCCTCAATTGTGGATCCTGGCGGTGTTTGTCGCCGGGGTCTGGCTGATGCGCGCCGCCGGATGCGTGGTGAATGACTATGCCGATCGGAAATTCGACGGGCACGTTAAACGCACGGCGAACCGCCCGTTGCCCAGCGGCGCGGTGACGGAGAAAGAGGCCAGGACGCTGTTTGTCGTGCTGGTGGTGCTCTCCTTCTTGTTGGTGCTGACGCTCAATACCATGACTATTCTGCTGTCGATTGCGGCGCTGGCATTGGCGTGGGTCTATCCGTTTATGAAGCGCTACACCCACCTGCCGCAGGTCGTGCTGGGGGCGGCGTTTGGCTGGTCGATTCCGATGGCCTTCGCGGCGGTGAGTGAATCGGTGCCGTTGAGCTGCTGGCTGATGTTCCTGGCTAACATTCTGTGGGCGGTGGCCTACGACACGCAGTACGCGATGGTTGATCGCGATGACGATCTGAAAATCGGTATTAAATCGACGGCCATTCTGTTTGGCGAATATGACAAGCTGATTATCGGTATCTTGCAGGTGGCGGTGCTGGCGCTGATGGCGCTGATTGGTTGGCTAAATGGCCTGGGGCTGGGCTATTACTGGTCTGTACTGGTCGCTGGCGCGCTGTTTGTCTGGCAGCAGAAGCTGATTGCCAACCGTGACCGCGAAGCCTGCTTTAAAGCGTTCATGAACAATAACTACGTGGGACTGGTACTGTTTATCGGTCTGGCGATGAGTTACTGGCATTTATAA
- the ubiC gene encoding chorismate lyase, which produces MSHPALTQLRALRYFEEIPALDPEQLDWLLLEDSMTKRFEQQGKRVTVTLIREGFVGQNEVVEELTRLPKETRYWLREILLCADDEPWLAGRTVVPESTLSGPELALQNLGKTPLGRYLFTSSTLTRDFIEIGCDAGLWGRRSRLRLSGKPLMLTELFLPASPLY; this is translated from the coding sequence ATGTCACACCCCGCGTTAACGCAACTGCGTGCGCTGCGCTATTTTGAAGAGATCCCCGCCCTGGACCCAGAACAGCTCGACTGGCTGCTACTGGAAGATTCCATGACAAAACGTTTTGAGCAGCAGGGAAAACGGGTCACTGTGACATTGATCAGGGAAGGATTTGTGGGTCAAAACGAGGTGGTGGAAGAGCTAACCCGACTGCCAAAAGAAACCCGCTACTGGCTGCGTGAAATCCTGTTATGTGCCGATGATGAACCCTGGCTGGCCGGACGAACCGTGGTGCCTGAATCCACGCTGTCTGGCCCCGAACTGGCCTTACAAAATTTGGGCAAGACCCCGCTGGGGCGTTATCTGTTTACATCATCGACGTTGACCCGAGATTTTATTGAAATTGGTTGTGATGCCGGGCTGTGGGGACGCCGTTCCCGACTGCGACTGAGCGGTAAGCCGCTGATGTTGACCGAACTGTTTTTACCCGCATCACCGTTGTACTAA
- the malF gene encoding maltose ABC transporter permease MalF, whose amino-acid sequence MDAVKKSHWWQSDTLKWSVIGLLGLLVGYLVVLMYAQGEYLFAIMTLILSSAGLYIFANRKTYAWRYVYPGMAGMGLFVLFPLICTIAIAFTNYSSTNQLTFERAQQVLMDRSYQAGKSYNFGLYPAGEEWQLALTDGETGKNYLSDAFKFGSEQKLALKETDALPEGERATLRIITQNRQALNQITAVLPDDSKVIMSSLRQFSGTQPLYTLADDGMLTNNQSGVKYRPNNDIGYYQSINADGNWGDEKLSPGYTVTIGWDNFTRVFTDEGIQKPFFAIFVWTVVFSVLTVILTVAVGMVLACLVQWESLKGKAIYRVLLILPYAVPSFISILIFKGLFNQSFGEINMMLSALFGIKPAWFSDPTTARSMIIIVNTWLGYPYMMILCMGLLKAIPDDLYEASAMDGAGPFQNFFKITLPLLIKPLTPLMIASFAFNFNNFVLIQLLTNGGPDRLGTTTPAGYTDLLVSYTYRIAFEGGGGQDFGLAAAIATLIFLLVGALAIVNLKATRMKFD is encoded by the coding sequence ATGGATGCCGTTAAAAAGAGTCACTGGTGGCAAAGCGACACGCTGAAGTGGTCCGTAATTGGTCTGCTGGGCCTGCTGGTGGGTTACCTTGTTGTTTTAATGTATGCACAAGGGGAATATCTGTTCGCCATCATGACGCTGATTTTAAGCTCTGCTGGCCTGTACATTTTCGCCAACCGTAAGACCTACGCCTGGCGCTACGTTTATCCTGGCATGGCGGGCATGGGGCTGTTCGTGCTGTTCCCGCTGATTTGCACCATCGCCATTGCCTTTACCAACTACAGCAGCACCAACCAGCTGACTTTTGAACGCGCCCAACAGGTGCTAATGGACCGCTCGTATCAGGCGGGTAAATCCTATAACTTCGGGCTCTATCCGGCCGGTGAAGAGTGGCAACTGGCCCTCACCGACGGCGAAACCGGCAAGAATTACCTCTCCGACGCCTTTAAATTTGGCAGCGAACAAAAGCTGGCGCTGAAAGAAACAGACGCCCTGCCAGAAGGCGAGCGCGCGACGCTGCGCATCATCACCCAGAATCGCCAGGCGCTGAACCAGATTACCGCCGTGCTGCCCGATGACAGCAAAGTGATCATGAGCTCGCTGCGCCAGTTCTCCGGCACGCAGCCGCTGTACACACTCGCCGATGACGGCATGTTGACCAACAACCAGAGCGGCGTGAAGTACCGTCCCAATAACGACATTGGCTACTACCAGTCCATCAATGCAGACGGTAACTGGGGTGACGAAAAGCTCAGTCCGGGCTACACCGTGACCATCGGCTGGGATAACTTTACCCGCGTCTTCACTGACGAAGGGATCCAGAAGCCGTTTTTCGCCATCTTCGTCTGGACCGTGGTGTTCTCGGTGCTCACCGTCATCCTGACCGTGGCGGTCGGGATGGTGCTGGCGTGTCTCGTGCAGTGGGAGTCGCTAAAAGGTAAAGCGATTTACCGCGTCCTGCTGATTCTGCCGTACGCCGTACCGTCGTTTATCTCGATTCTGATTTTCAAAGGGCTGTTCAACCAGAGCTTTGGTGAAATCAACATGATGCTAAGCGCGCTGTTTGGCATCAAGCCAGCGTGGTTCAGCGACCCGACCACCGCGCGTTCGATGATTATTATCGTCAATACCTGGCTGGGCTACCCGTACATGATGATCCTGTGCATGGGTCTGCTGAAAGCGATACCGGACGACCTGTACGAGGCATCGGCAATGGATGGTGCCGGTCCGTTCCAGAACTTCTTTAAGATTACGCTCCCGCTGTTGATTAAGCCGCTGACGCCGCTGATGATCGCCAGCTTTGCCTTTAACTTTAACAACTTCGTGCTGATTCAGCTGTTGACCAACGGCGGTCCGGATCGTCTCGGAACGACCACGCCAGCCGGGTATACCGACCTGTTAGTGAGCTACACCTACCGCATCGCCTTTGAAGGCGGCGGTGGCCAGGACTTCGGCCTGGCGGCGGCAATCGCCACGCTGATCTTCCTGCTGGTCGGTGCGCTTGCCATCGTGAACCTGAAAGCCACACGCATGAAGTTTGATTAA
- the malK gene encoding maltose/maltodextrin ABC transporter ATP-binding protein MalK: MASVQLRNVTKAWGDVVVSKDINLDIHEGEFVVFVGPSGCGKSTLLRMIAGLETITSGDLYIGETRMNDIPPAERGVGMVFQSYALYPHLSVAENMSFGLKLAGAKKEVMNQRVNQVAEVLQLAHLLERKPKALSGGQRQRVAIGRTLVAEPRVFLLDEPLSNLDAALRVQMRIEISRLHKRLGRTMIYVTHDQVEAMTLADKIVVLDAGRVAQIGKPLELYHYPADRFVAGFIGSPKMNFLPVKVTATAIDQVQVELPNRQHVWLPVDSRDVQVGVNMSLGIRPEHLLPSEIADVTLEGEVQVVEQLGHETQIHIQIPAIRQNLVYRQSDVVLVEEGATFAIGLPPERCHLFREDGTACRRLHKEPGV; encoded by the coding sequence ATGGCGAGCGTACAGCTGCGAAATGTAACGAAAGCCTGGGGTGACGTGGTGGTATCGAAAGATATCAATCTCGACATTCACGAAGGGGAATTCGTGGTGTTTGTTGGACCGTCAGGCTGCGGCAAATCGACCCTGCTCCGTATGATTGCCGGACTTGAAACGATTACCAGCGGAGACCTCTATATTGGGGAAACCCGCATGAACGATATCCCACCTGCGGAACGTGGCGTCGGTATGGTCTTCCAGTCCTACGCGCTCTATCCCCATTTATCCGTTGCCGAAAATATGTCGTTTGGCCTGAAACTGGCGGGCGCGAAAAAAGAGGTGATGAATCAGCGTGTTAACCAGGTTGCGGAAGTACTGCAACTGGCGCACCTGCTGGAGCGTAAACCGAAAGCCCTCTCGGGGGGGCAGCGCCAGCGTGTGGCGATTGGCCGTACGCTGGTGGCGGAACCGCGCGTGTTCCTGCTCGATGAACCTCTCTCTAACCTCGATGCCGCGCTGCGTGTGCAGATGCGTATCGAGATCTCCCGTCTGCATAAGCGCCTTGGGCGCACGATGATCTACGTCACCCACGATCAGGTCGAAGCGATGACGCTGGCCGACAAAATCGTGGTGCTGGACGCCGGTCGCGTTGCGCAGATCGGTAAACCGCTGGAACTGTATCACTACCCGGCAGATCGCTTCGTCGCGGGCTTTATTGGTTCGCCGAAGATGAATTTCCTGCCGGTGAAAGTCACCGCGACCGCCATCGATCAGGTGCAGGTGGAACTGCCGAACCGTCAGCACGTCTGGCTGCCGGTCGACAGCCGCGATGTGCAGGTGGGCGTAAACATGTCGCTAGGTATTCGTCCGGAACACCTGCTGCCCAGTGAAATCGCCGATGTCACGCTGGAAGGCGAGGTTCAGGTCGTCGAACAGCTTGGTCACGAAACACAGATTCATATCCAGATCCCCGCCATTCGTCAAAACCTGGTGTATCGCCAGAGCGACGTGGTGTTGGTAGAAGAGGGCGCCACATTCGCTATTGGCCTGCCACCAGAGCGTTGTCATCTGTTCCGTGAAGATGGCACTGCATGTCGTCGGTTGCATAAAGAGCCAGGCGTTTAA